In Exiguobacterium sp. 9-2, the genomic window CCCAGTCGTTCGAACTGCCCTTCTCAGACATTAAAGCGCATCAAACGAGTACGCGGGCACTCTATTTTTCGTCAAAGACGTTGTTACCGTTGTCGGACGCAACGTTTGAGATTCGCTTGAGTGAAGGAGTTCAACTCGTCTCCTGTACGGTGACGATCACCGGACAACAAGATCATCAATACATCGGTGAATATACGAATCCGGCAGAAGCAGAACAGATCATGCGTTTCTTCCAGTCGTTACGTTATCGCCCTTGACCTCTCCACGAAGACGTTCACACACGTCTTCGTGCTTTTTTGTTATAGTAATCCTAAAGCGTTTTACTATAGAAGGGAGGAATGGCATGCAGTCACCACTACCTACGAAACATCATCGCCGCTCTACGAAAGGTCAGCTTTTTCGACGATTACTGATGCTGACAATCGGTGCCATCATCTTCGCACTCGGACTCAAAGGGTTCCTTGTTCCCAATAACATCATCGATGGCGGGATCGTCGGAATCTCGATCATCGGCTCAAAGGTGACGGATACGACGCTCGCTTTGTGGCTGTTCTTCTTGAACATCCCGTTCATCTTTTTCGGCTATAAGCAGATTGGAAAGACGTTTGCCCTGTCGACGTTATATGCGATCTTCGTCATGGCAATCGCAACGAAACTCCTCGAACACATCGGTCCCTTGACGAGTGTTGATCTGCTCGCGACCGTTTTCGGTGGCTTAATTCTCGGAATCGGCGTCGGGATCGTCATCCGTTCGAGTGGATCACTCGACGGAACTGAGATTCTTGCTGTCTCTTTCAGCCGCTCGACACCGTTTTCAGTCGGTGAGA contains:
- a CDS encoding YitT family protein, which translates into the protein MQSPLPTKHHRRSTKGQLFRRLLMLTIGAIIFALGLKGFLVPNNIIDGGIVGISIIGSKVTDTTLALWLFFLNIPFIFFGYKQIGKTFALSTLYAIFVMAIATKLLEHIGPLTSVDLLATVFGGLILGIGVGIVIRSSGSLDGTEILAVSFSRSTPFSVGEIVMFFNVFILGAAGFVFGWDRAMYSLITYFVAFKTIDVVIDGLDQSKSVWIISENYEEIGLAIMDRLGRSMTYLNGEGAFTGDGKKVIFCVISRLEESKLKDIVRDFDEQAFIAIGNIHDVHGGRFKKKDIH